A genomic window from Terriglobia bacterium includes:
- a CDS encoding 1-deoxy-D-xylulose-5-phosphate reductoisomerase, producing MKQLAILGSTGSIGRQCLAVVEALPERFRVAALAAGSNLEELLAQIQRHAPDLVSVGDAARAAQLTGLLREKGLRAPEIHYGREGMRAVGTHPQADIVVSAAVGVVGLEATYEAVRLGKQVALSNKEVLVAAGELVMAAAHKAGRELLPVDSEHNAIHQCLRGGTPKEVRRLVLTASGGPFRKTPLKNLASVTPEQALAHPNWKMGDRITIDSATMVNKGFEIIEARWLFGMRPDQIDVVIHPQSTVHSLVEFVDGSVLAQLGPTDMRMPIQYALTYPERVASNQVELDWARLRRLDFEPASTRRFPCLRLAREAMRKGGALPCALNAADEIAVAAFLERRLPFLGIPELIERVLSRTPRTRFATMADVLAADAEARRMAREEVERLTAASAAP from the coding sequence GTGAAACAGCTCGCCATTCTCGGCTCCACAGGCTCCATCGGCCGGCAATGCCTCGCCGTCGTCGAGGCCCTGCCCGAGCGCTTCCGCGTTGCCGCGCTGGCTGCGGGCTCCAACCTTGAAGAACTCCTTGCTCAGATCCAGCGCCACGCCCCCGATCTCGTTTCCGTCGGCGATGCCGCCCGCGCCGCCCAGCTCACTGGCCTCCTCCGCGAGAAGGGCCTCCGCGCGCCGGAAATTCACTACGGCCGTGAAGGCATGCGCGCTGTAGGCACTCATCCCCAGGCCGATATCGTCGTTTCCGCCGCCGTTGGCGTCGTCGGCCTCGAGGCCACCTACGAAGCTGTGCGCCTTGGCAAGCAGGTCGCCCTTTCCAACAAGGAAGTCCTCGTCGCCGCCGGCGAACTGGTCATGGCCGCGGCCCACAAAGCCGGCCGCGAACTCCTGCCCGTGGATAGCGAGCACAACGCCATTCACCAGTGCCTCCGCGGCGGCACGCCCAAGGAGGTCCGCCGCCTCGTCCTCACCGCCTCCGGCGGCCCCTTCCGCAAAACGCCCCTGAAAAATCTCGCCTCCGTCACTCCCGAACAGGCCCTCGCCCATCCCAACTGGAAGATGGGCGACCGCATCACCATCGATTCCGCCACCATGGTCAACAAGGGTTTCGAAATCATCGAGGCGCGCTGGCTTTTCGGCATGCGCCCCGATCAGATCGACGTCGTCATTCATCCCCAGTCCACCGTGCACTCCCTTGTCGAATTCGTTGATGGTTCAGTTCTCGCACAGCTCGGCCCAACGGACATGCGCATGCCCATCCAATATGCGCTAACCTATCCAGAGCGTGTGGCATCCAATCAAGTGGAGTTGGACTGGGCGCGTCTGCGGCGCCTGGATTTCGAGCCGGCTTCCACTCGGCGCTTTCCCTGCCTGCGTCTGGCCCGGGAAGCGATGCGCAAGGGCGGCGCTTTACCCTGCGCTTTGAACGCCGCGGATGAGATCGCCGTGGCGGCGTTTTTGGAAAGGCGGCTGCCGTTCCTGGGCATTCCCGAGTTGATCGAGCGGGTACTCAGCCGCACCCCGCGCACACGATTTGCTACGATGGCTGATGTGCTGGCCGCGGACGCGGAAGCGCGCCGCATGGCCCGCGAAGAAGTGGAGCGTTTGACGGCGGCCTCCGCGGCGCCATAG
- the rseP gene encoding RIP metalloprotease RseP — MQVLLGVVLVLGIMILVHEWGHFVMARLFGVRVDVFSIGFGPRIWGWKRGDTDYRISALPLGGYVRMAGQDLSEVDAGEQAPTGASDELMSKPRWQRALISFGGPLVNLVLPVILLGVFFIGVGVPYPAFLDRPVQVTALPPAAAGAAAGPFQVGDRVLSLDGTQNPTWEKALDLVAQAAPGSTLQIEVENSGARRSVSVPVKDAGQLQRLFGYPPVIPVVDEVLSGSPAYRAGMRPGDQVLAINGRPVETWAQFVDSVRHSDGQKLALRIARNGQEVRLDVTPYQGTSERGEPVWQVGIQPREEIAYRRVGFIGGSKYAVMTTAAGIDQLLGVVGKLFSGRVSVKQLQGVVGIARESGQAVRKGPSSVLQLMAFISLNLGVLNLLPIPILDGGHILLLAVEGLRRRDLSLAFKERFVQVGFVFLLLLFVIVMYNDVMRILPVR; from the coding sequence ATGCAAGTTCTGCTTGGCGTAGTTCTGGTTCTCGGCATCATGATCCTGGTGCACGAGTGGGGACATTTCGTGATGGCTCGCCTCTTCGGCGTGCGCGTCGACGTCTTCTCCATTGGCTTCGGCCCGCGCATCTGGGGCTGGAAGCGCGGCGACACCGATTACCGCATCAGCGCTCTGCCCCTGGGCGGCTATGTGCGCATGGCCGGCCAGGATCTCAGCGAAGTGGACGCCGGCGAGCAAGCTCCCACCGGCGCTTCCGACGAGCTCATGAGCAAGCCGCGCTGGCAGCGCGCCCTCATCTCCTTCGGCGGCCCGCTGGTCAATCTCGTTCTCCCGGTCATTTTGTTGGGCGTTTTTTTCATCGGCGTGGGTGTGCCCTATCCGGCTTTTCTGGATCGCCCCGTGCAGGTGACCGCTCTGCCTCCCGCCGCTGCGGGTGCCGCTGCCGGTCCCTTCCAGGTCGGTGATCGCGTCCTCTCCCTCGATGGCACGCAGAATCCCACTTGGGAGAAGGCTCTGGATCTTGTCGCCCAGGCCGCGCCCGGCAGCACCCTGCAGATCGAAGTCGAAAACAGCGGCGCGCGCCGCTCCGTCTCCGTTCCCGTGAAAGACGCGGGCCAGCTCCAGCGCCTTTTTGGCTACCCCCCGGTCATTCCCGTCGTGGACGAAGTCCTCTCCGGCAGCCCGGCCTACCGCGCCGGCATGCGGCCCGGGGATCAGGTTCTGGCCATCAACGGCCGCCCCGTGGAGACCTGGGCGCAGTTCGTGGACAGCGTCCGCCATTCCGACGGTCAGAAGCTGGCGCTGCGCATCGCCCGCAACGGCCAGGAAGTGCGCCTCGACGTGACTCCCTATCAAGGCACCAGCGAGCGCGGCGAACCCGTCTGGCAGGTGGGCATCCAGCCGCGCGAAGAAATCGCCTACCGCCGCGTCGGTTTCATCGGCGGCAGCAAATACGCCGTCATGACCACCGCCGCCGGCATTGATCAGCTTCTCGGCGTCGTCGGCAAGCTCTTCTCCGGCCGCGTCTCCGTCAAGCAGTTGCAGGGCGTTGTCGGCATCGCCCGCGAGTCCGGGCAGGCTGTCCGCAAGGGGCCTTCCTCGGTCCTGCAGCTCATGGCCTTCATCAGCCTCAATCTCGGCGTCCTGAATCTGCTCCCCATCCCCATTCTCGATGGCGGGCACATTCTCCTGTTGGCCGTCGAGGGTCTGCGCCGCCGCGACCTCAGCCTGGCTTTCAAGGAGCGTTTTGTTCAGGTGGGTTTCGTCTTCCTTTTGCTGCTCTTCGTCATCGTGATGTATAACGATGTCATGCGGATTCTGCCCGTCCGCTGA
- a CDS encoding transcriptional repressor: MATSPHRASTGERINAPDASGKLEKALESRGIRLTRQRRVILQVMDNAERHLDAGSILDRAQKIDPGVHRVTVYRTLDLLKKHGLIDELDLLHLRGDQHYYESHGPRDHIHVACLRCGKVREFESRLYEQLKQQIERDFHMKVTVSRTEVGGYCAECLKHVGL, from the coding sequence ATGGCCACGTCCCCGCACAGGGCTTCCACCGGGGAGCGCATCAACGCTCCGGACGCCAGCGGAAAACTCGAGAAGGCCCTGGAGTCCCGCGGCATCCGCCTGACCCGCCAGCGCCGCGTCATCCTTCAGGTCATGGACAACGCCGAGCGCCACCTCGACGCCGGCAGCATCCTCGACCGCGCCCAGAAGATTGATCCCGGCGTCCATCGCGTCACCGTTTACCGCACCCTCGACCTGCTCAAGAAGCACGGCCTGATCGACGAACTGGACCTCCTGCACCTCCGCGGCGACCAGCACTACTACGAATCCCACGGCCCCCGCGATCACATCCACGTCGCCTGCCTCCGCTGCGGCAAGGTTCGCGAGTTCGAATCCCGCCTCTATGAGCAGCTCAAGCAGCAGATCGAGCGCGACTTCCACATGAAGGTCACCGTCTCCCGCACCGAAGTCGGTGGCTACTGCGCCGAATGCCTCAAGCACGTCGGCCTATAA
- a CDS encoding bifunctional riboflavin kinase/FAD synthetase, with protein MNLTVFSSAAEWAARYGAVGRGSILAIGNFDGIHLGHQAILRGVVARARETGDVATVLTFEPPPLKILRPEKAPLRLSTNEQRLTWFAAGGLEAVVVLPFTMELAQVGPETFVEEILLRGLSLRAVLVGDNFCFGHRQAGNVRLLRELGMRLGFEVTIVPPVEFRGEIVSSTVIRREIAAGNVSHAARLLGRPFVLTGPVVPGTGTGRKFTFPTLNLVAEQELLPRDGVYITQTKIGDVSYDSVTNIGNRPTFNGAALSVETHLLGVSGDVHPERLKIRFWKRLRGEKKFSGADELRAQIARDIAHAGRFFARLRRFRALRRPAGSRPANRS; from the coding sequence ATGAACCTGACGGTATTTTCCTCGGCGGCGGAGTGGGCCGCGCGCTACGGGGCCGTGGGGCGTGGCAGCATTCTGGCCATCGGGAATTTCGACGGTATCCACCTGGGGCACCAGGCGATCCTGCGCGGGGTGGTGGCGCGCGCGCGGGAGACCGGCGACGTGGCCACGGTGCTGACGTTCGAACCGCCGCCGCTGAAGATTCTGCGGCCGGAGAAAGCGCCCTTGCGACTTTCGACCAACGAGCAGCGGCTGACGTGGTTCGCCGCCGGGGGGCTGGAAGCGGTGGTGGTCCTGCCGTTTACGATGGAGCTGGCGCAGGTGGGGCCGGAAACGTTTGTGGAAGAAATTCTGTTGCGAGGGTTGAGCTTGCGCGCGGTGCTGGTGGGGGACAATTTCTGCTTTGGGCACCGGCAGGCGGGTAACGTGCGGCTGCTGCGCGAGCTGGGGATGCGGCTGGGCTTCGAAGTGACGATTGTGCCGCCGGTGGAGTTCCGGGGAGAGATCGTCTCGAGCACGGTGATCCGGCGGGAGATTGCGGCCGGAAACGTGAGCCATGCGGCGCGGCTGCTGGGGCGGCCGTTTGTGCTGACCGGGCCGGTGGTGCCGGGGACGGGGACGGGAAGAAAGTTTACCTTCCCGACGCTGAATCTTGTGGCGGAACAGGAATTGTTGCCGCGCGACGGCGTGTACATTACGCAGACGAAGATTGGGGATGTGAGCTACGACTCGGTGACCAACATCGGCAACCGGCCGACGTTTAACGGTGCGGCGCTGAGCGTGGAGACGCACCTGCTGGGAGTGTCCGGAGATGTGCATCCGGAGCGGCTGAAAATCCGCTTCTGGAAGCGGCTACGCGGGGAAAAGAAATTCAGCGGGGCGGACGAGCTGCGGGCGCAGATTGCGCGGGACATCGCGCATGCGGGGCGGTTTTTTGCGCGGCTGCGGCGATTCCGGGCGCTGCGGCGGCCGGCGGGATCGCGGCCAGCGAACCGATCGTAA
- a CDS encoding MBL fold metallo-hydrolase, with protein sequence MKATPLRLTVLGSGTSMGVPSLGCACRVCRSADPRDNRLRPSVLLSRGEQNVVVDTTPDFRQQALRVNLQRLDAILLTHGHADHILGFDDIRPFNIRQKEAMPVYGSEETFTVIRRTFAYVFDDGPTLSTVPQVSLRVVEGPFKLLGMAITPVPVRHGGMEVLGYRFGGAAYLTDFSELPAESMRLLSGLDDLILDALRDVPHPMHQTVEQALALVRALEPRRAWFTHIAHDLAHDETNERLRKMGFPHVQLAYDGLSFEVQTA encoded by the coding sequence ATGAAGGCGACTCCTCTACGGCTCACGGTACTCGGCTCGGGCACCTCGATGGGGGTGCCATCGCTGGGGTGCGCGTGCCGGGTGTGCCGGTCCGCGGACCCGCGAGACAACCGGCTGCGGCCGTCGGTGCTGCTCTCGCGCGGGGAACAGAACGTGGTGGTGGACACCACGCCGGACTTCCGGCAGCAGGCGCTGCGCGTGAACCTGCAACGGCTGGACGCCATCCTGCTGACCCACGGGCACGCCGACCACATCCTGGGGTTCGACGACATCCGGCCGTTCAACATCCGGCAGAAGGAAGCGATGCCGGTGTACGGGTCAGAAGAGACGTTCACGGTGATCCGGCGGACGTTTGCCTATGTTTTCGATGACGGGCCGACGCTGAGCACGGTGCCGCAGGTGTCGCTGCGCGTGGTGGAGGGGCCGTTCAAACTGCTGGGGATGGCGATCACGCCGGTGCCGGTGCGGCACGGAGGGATGGAGGTGCTGGGCTACCGCTTCGGCGGGGCCGCGTACCTCACCGATTTCAGCGAGCTGCCGGCGGAGTCCATGCGGCTGCTGAGCGGGCTGGACGATCTGATCCTGGACGCGCTGCGCGACGTTCCGCATCCCATGCACCAGACGGTGGAGCAGGCGCTAGCGCTGGTGCGGGCCCTCGAGCCGCGGCGGGCGTGGTTTACGCATATCGCGCACGACCTGGCGCATGATGAAACCAACGAGCGCCTGCGCAAGATGGGTTTCCCGCACGTACAACTGGCCTACGACGGGCTGAGCTTCGAGGTGCAGACGGCATGA